The Eurosta solidaginis isolate ZX-2024a chromosome 4, ASM4086904v1, whole genome shotgun sequence genome includes a window with the following:
- the LOC137251134 gene encoding uncharacterized protein, with the protein MDMASSAGKGTGNTTTRSSVFGVNTLPSLFAHDHQGSSSNSRSSPLVSGKDIDGLIAMNDSALSQQIEFILQEAPMEHDNDHDMDDDGDGVSATMQTNLTRKANLNSTFKLQQHNPPNNIIVTNASEYARAGVPVATIATTQQTMAQQQQLQQHLLNGRRIIIQTTQHQQPINMVKEEEADPELNDENLQDIEEEAQAAEAEVNQQQHLQLHDNDVKIEHIDIDNEDLIRASGINYISTPTITTHHAAQLTAGGNIVGGQTQQIVLPAGSIVGTTSTGRTITVPVSEALAQLQRRPVYFSNAMGNMAGATFVRMPAVISRSPMTVLNVVQQGVGGNGPTQLILQATPVSQAGTPMTVVTTSTPTLAAPNTVNADIAIGGANTQTSAPIMPALAAVTTHQQSSSPTITSSSTPVVSSVHVASSTVVTSNNTAGAASVAKSASHAAASLSSSSSSSVAHGSSNINTSTTTTNSTTNNNLQTPYQCHECVEEFESKELFDIHRSGHANNMKCAICNMVLKSLKNYEKHCLRCKPYECQICGRVVRFRPNFIKHMRVHTGQQSERHKYKCDVCHKEFMSFEYFKVHKKIHNENVNLTCEICGKVFSALASLRGHSKLHSGVKLHKCDVCGKGFGQRYNLKIHARTHTGDFPFECKICKKKLHTQSSLQTHMQVHQRDQNSQATTTTIKYEKQAKNGATSSSTTATIVKMEPQAHADDEPSTSGMQRRLQKQLLDDMDDENSGMSDSLQDIGNGNGGGNDMATNRSRIVLTASMTNAIQKSIEDSSNESSNASHDLQQQQQSLLATPTRTIVIKNYMQNDQNAVGDGGLTQSQHTPQSQHQTHVIQSSSSSGNNTLQQQLLRKTPIIHSTGGAGTLSTALASVCQQTGTSPSPSPSSSSTSCSSSVVVSASGAPLSLASAAIGTSTIRSTRNHQTQFNSSSSSSTSLHRAVQRNNNHRNYHNNHRRRHPAHMDDDDDDDIEDYVDSAQRHAMRVNGQHNNFDDDDDDEKSSPSLATTAMIKVEPNLYSSGSGDNSNEMLIKEEVMFEDSAAPHSPHSPPSSKFRISNFDSELVDHQVDLNNSLPPYGNLFDPHSIPDTIPVQLYPDDDDDFRLDHSSLGPLHQTSSSTTDGDYIKKEWVYGAGSSYTMNGKFGDDSDALCDSANFIYD; encoded by the exons ATGGACATGGCAAGTAGCGCTGGAAAAGGTACCGGCAATACAACTACACGCAGTAGTGTCTTCGGGGTCAACACTTTACCTTCTCTCTTTGCACACGATCACCAAGGCAGTAGCAGCAATAGCAGGAGCAGCCCATTAGTTAGTGGCAAGGATATAGATGGTCTTATAGCTATGAACGATAGCGCTCTTTCACAACAAATCGAATTTATATTACAAGAAGCACCCATGGAGCATGACAATGATCATGATATGGACGATGATGGCGATGGCGTATCAGCGACGATGCAAACTAATTTAACAAGAAAAGCGAACTTAAACTCAACCTTTAAACTACAACAACATAACCCACCGAATAATATAATTGTAACAAACGCTTCCGAATATGCTAGAGCAGGTGTACCAGTGGCGACGATTGCTACCACGCAGCAAACAatggcgcaacaacaacaacttcaacaACATTTACTAAATGGACGCCGTATTATAATACAAACCACACAACACCAACAGCCAATAAATATGGTTAAAGAAGAGGAAGCTGATCCTGAATTGAATGATGAAAATTTACAAGATATTGAAGAAGAAGCACAAGCAGCAGAAGCCGAAGTTAATCAACAACAACATTTGCAACTCCATGACAACGATGTTAAAATTGAGCACATTGATATTGATAATGAGGACTTAATAAGAGCTAGTGGTATAAATTATATAAGTACACCGACAATAACAACACATCATGCAGCGCAATTAACGGCTGGTGGCAACATCGTCGGTGGTCAAACACAACAAATTGTTTTGCCGGCCGGTTCAATTGTTGGCACAACATCAACTGGTCGCACAATAACTGTGCCCGTATCGGAAGCGCTGGCGCAATTACAGCGGCGTCCCGTTTATTTTAGTAATGCTATGGGTAATATGGCTGGTGCTACGTTCGTACGTATGCCAGCGGTGATAAGTCGTAGTCCAATGACTGTTTTGAATGTTGTACAACAAGGTGTTGGCGGTAATGGTCCTACACAGTTAATACTACAAGCGACACCTGTATCCCAAGCAGGCACACCAATGACTGTGGTTACAACCTCAACACCCACATTAGCAGCACCCAATACTGTTAATGCAGATATAGCCATTGGTGGGGCCAACACACAAACTTCGGCGCCCATAATGCCAGCATTAGCAGCAGTCACAACTCATCAACAATCATCTTCACCAACAATAACTTCATCATCCACGCCAGTCGTATCTTCTGTACACGTTGCGTCTTCCACAGTAGTTACTTCAAATAATACAGCAGGAGCAGCATCAGTAGCTAAAAGTGCTTCCCATGCTGCAGCttcattgtcgtcgtcgtcatCCTCGTCTGTGGCGCATGGTAgttcaaatattaatacatctaCCACCACCACTAACAGCACCACAAACAACAATTTGCAAACCCCTTATCAATGTCATGAGTGTGTTGAGGAGTTCGAATCGAAAGAATTGTTTGATATACATCGTTCGGGACATGCTAATAATATGAAATGTGCTATATGTAACATGGTTTTAAAATCGctcaaaaattatgaaaaacattGTTTACGCTGTAAACCATATGAATGTCAAATATGTGGACGTGTTGTGCGCTTTcgtccaaatttcatcaaacatATGCGGGTGCATACGGGTCAACAGTCCGAACGGCACAAATATAAATGCGATGTTTGTCACAAGGAATTTATGAGTTTCGAATATTTTAAAGTACACAAAAAGATACACAATGAGAATGTGAATCTAACATGCGAGATATGCGGAAAAGTGTTCAGCGCTTTGGCGTCGTTACGTGGTCACTCCAAACTACATTCGGGCGTCAAGTTGCACAA ATGTGATGTATGCGGTAAAGGCTTTGGTCAACGTTACAATTTAAAGATACACGCACGTACCCATACCGGCGATTTTCCTTTCGAgtgcaaaatatgcaaaaagaaattACATACACAATCTTCCCTACAAACGCACATGCAAGTGCATCAACGTGATCAGAACTCAcaggctacaacaacaacaataaaatatgaaaagcAAGCTAAAAATGGTGCTACATCATCATCTACGACGGCAACAATTGTTAAAATGGAGCCACAAGCGCATGCTGATGATGAACCTAGTACCAGCGGTATGCAACGTCGTTTACAAAAGCAATTACTTGATGATATGGATGATGAAAACTCAGGAATGAGCGATAGTCTACAAGACATTGGCAATGGCAATGGAGGTGGTAATGACATGGCAACCAATCGTAGTCGTATAGTATTAACTGCTTCAATGACAAATGCCATACAAAAATCAATTGAAGATTCTTCAAATGAATCATCAAATGCATCGCATGACCTTCAACAGCAGCAACAATCACTTTTGGCAACACCCACCCGTACAATTGTAATAAAGAATTACATGCAGAACGATCAAAATGCTGTTGGAGATGGTGGCTTAACACAATCGCAGCACACACCACAATCACAGCATCAGACACATGTAATAcaaagcagcagcagcagcggtAACAACACGTTACAACAGCAATTGTTGCGTAAAACGCCAATAATACATTCGACAGGTGGCGCTGGTACGCTCTCTACCGCATTGGCGAGCGTGTGTCAGCAAACAG GTACTTCACCCTCACCATCACCATCATCGTCGTCAACATCATGTTCTTCGTCAGTGGTTGTTTCCGCATCGGGTGCACCACTTTCGCTGGCATCCGCTGCCATTGGAACCTCAACCATTCGTAGTACACGCAATCATCAAACACAATTTAATTCTTCTTCATCGTCGTCAACTAGTCTCCACCGTGCGGTACAGCGCAACAATAACCACCGAAATTACCACAATAACCACCGGCGTCGACATCCGGCGCATATggatgatgatgacgatgatgatatCGAGGATTATGTTGATTCGGCGCAACGTCATGCAATGCGTGTCAATGGTcaacataataattttgatgatgatgatgatgatgagaaATCTTCACCGTCCTTGGCCACAACGGCTATGATCAAAGTCGAACCGAATTTATATTCGTCAGGTTCAGGCGATAATTCAAATGAAATGCTCATTAAAGAAGAAGTTATGTTTGAAGATTCTGCCGCTCCACATTCGCCACACTCACCACCAAGTTCGAAATTTCGCATATCAAATTTTGATAGTGAGCTAGTTGATCATCAAGTCGATTTGAATAATTCCCTGCCCCCTTATGGAAATCTTTTTGATCCACATTCCATACCCGATACTATACCAGTGCAATTGTATccagatgatgatgatgattttcGCCTAGATCACAGTTCACTGGGTCCACTACATCAGACATCATCGTCTACTACCGATGGTGATTACATTAAAAAAGAATGGGTATACGGTGCTGGTTCAAGTTATACAATGAATGGTAAATTTGGTGATGATAGCGATGCACTTTGTGATTCAGCGAATTTTATTTATGACTGA